The Anoxybacillus flavithermus genome has a segment encoding these proteins:
- a CDS encoding 50S ribosomal protein L7/L12 produces MTKEQIIEAVKNMTVLELNDLVKAIEEEFGVTAAAPVVVAGGAAAGAAAEEKTEFDVILADGGAQKIKVIKVVRELTGLGLKEAKDLVDNTPKPVKEGVSKEEAEEIKAKLEEAGAKVEIK; encoded by the coding sequence ATGACTAAAGAACAAATCATTGAAGCGGTTAAAAATATGACTGTTTTAGAATTAAACGACTTAGTAAAAGCAATCGAAGAAGAATTTGGTGTAACTGCTGCTGCTCCTGTAGTAGTTGCTGGTGGTGCTGCTGCTGGTGCCGCTGCTGAAGAAAAAACTGAATTCGACGTTATCCTTGCAGATGGCGGCGCGCAAAAAATCAAAGTTATCAAAGTTGTACGCGAACTTACTGGTCTTGGCTTAAAAGAAGCAAAAGACTTAGTAGACAACACTCCAAAGCCAGTTAAAGAAGGCGTTTCTAAAGAAGAAGCTGAAGAAATCAAAGCGAAGCTTGAAGAAGCTGGCGCGAAAGTTGAAATTAAGTAA
- a CDS encoding 50S ribosomal protein L10 → MSSVLEQKQQLVAEIAEKLRASKSTIIVDYRGLNVAQVTELRKQLREAGIEFKVYKNTLTRRAVAELGLEGLDETLTGPNAIAFSNDDVVAPAKILNEFAKKNEALKIKAGIIEGNVATFEEVKALAELPSREGLLSMLLSVLQAPIRNFALVTKAVAEKKEEQGA, encoded by the coding sequence ATGAGCAGCGTACTTGAACAAAAGCAGCAGCTAGTAGCGGAGATTGCTGAAAAGCTTCGCGCGAGCAAATCAACGATCATCGTTGATTATCGTGGTTTAAATGTCGCTCAAGTTACAGAACTTCGTAAGCAACTTCGCGAAGCGGGCATCGAGTTCAAAGTGTACAAAAACACATTAACTCGTCGTGCTGTTGCTGAGTTAGGCTTAGAAGGTTTAGATGAAACATTAACAGGTCCGAATGCGATTGCATTCAGCAATGATGATGTCGTTGCTCCTGCGAAAATTTTAAACGAATTCGCGAAAAAGAACGAAGCGTTAAAAATTAAAGCAGGTATCATTGAAGGCAACGTAGCAACGTTTGAAGAGGTAAAGGCGCTTGCAGAGCTTCCATCTCGCGAAGGCTTGCTCTCTATGTTGCTTAGCGTTCTTCAAGCACCAATCCGCAACTTTGCGCTTGTTACAAAAGCAGTTGCTGAGAAAAAAGAAGAACAAGGTGCTTAA
- a CDS encoding 16S rRNA methyltransferase: MGDHYYTERPTVESKPFQWTYMLRGHKFLFTVDQGVFSKKEVDFGSRLLIETFVEPNVSGSILDVGCGYGPIGLALAKDFPHRMVHMIDVNERAIELAKKNKQQNDIENVRIYISDLFQRVEGKFAAIVTNPPIRAGKAVVHSIFEQSANYLLSGGQLWVVIQKKQGAPSALEKLKTIFDEVDVVEKKKGYFIIRAQKA, encoded by the coding sequence ATGGGTGATCACTACTATACTGAACGGCCAACTGTAGAAAGTAAGCCGTTTCAATGGACGTATATGTTGCGAGGTCATAAGTTTTTATTTACCGTTGATCAAGGTGTGTTTTCAAAAAAAGAAGTCGATTTTGGTTCTCGACTACTAATTGAAACATTCGTAGAACCAAATGTGAGTGGAAGTATTCTTGATGTTGGTTGTGGATACGGACCAATCGGGTTGGCGCTAGCAAAAGATTTTCCACATCGAATGGTACATATGATCGATGTAAATGAGCGAGCAATCGAACTAGCGAAGAAAAACAAGCAGCAAAATGATATTGAAAATGTGCGAATTTACATAAGTGATTTATTTCAGCGAGTAGAAGGAAAGTTTGCTGCAATTGTGACAAATCCGCCGATTCGTGCAGGAAAAGCAGTCGTTCATTCCATTTTTGAGCAAAGTGCGAACTACTTGCTTTCTGGTGGTCAACTATGGGTTGTCATTCAAAAGAAACAAGGTGCTCCATCCGCTTTGGAAAAGTTAAAAACGATTTTTGATGAAGTTGATGTTGTGGAAAAGAAAAAAGGTTACTTTATTATTCGAGCACAAAAAGCTTGA
- a CDS encoding DNA-directed RNA polymerase subunit beta gives MTGQLVQYGRHRQRRSYARISEVLELPNLIEIQTSSYQWFLDEGLREMFQDISPIEDFTGNLSLEFIDYSLGEPKYSVEESKERDVTYAAPLRVKVRLINKETGEVKEQDVFMGDFPLMTETGTFIINGAERVIVSQLVRSPSVYYSGKVDKNGKRGFTATVIPNRGAWLEYETDAKDVVYVRIDRTRKLPVTVLLRALGFGSDQEIVDLLGDNEYIRNTLEKDNTESTEKALLEIYERLRPGEPPTVENAKSLLISRFFDPKRYDLASVGRYKINKKLHIKNRLFGQRLAETLVHPETGEVIAEKGTVLDRRTLDRILPELEKGIGIRKYQPLGGVVEDEFALQAIKIYAPNDPDGEKVITVISNGYIPETVKHITPADIIASISYFFNLLHGVGDTDDIDHLGNRRLRSVGELLQNQFRIGLSRMERVVRERMSIQDTNTITPQQLINIRPVIAAIKEFFGSSQLSQFMDQTNPLAELTHKRRLSALGPGGLTRERAGFEVRDVHYSHYGRMCPIETPEGPNIGLINSLSTYAKVNKFGFIETPYRRVDPETGKVTNQIDYLTADEEDNYVVAQANVPIAEDGTFLEENVVARFRGENIVVKRDRVDYVDVSPKQVVSVATACIPFLENDDSNRALMGANMQRQAVPLMQPEAPIVGTGMEYVAAKDSGAAVICKHRGIVERVEAKEIWVRRLIEVDGKEVKGDLDKYRLLKFVRSNQGTCYNQRPIVKAGDIVEKGEILADGPSMEKGELALGRNVLVAFMTWDGYNYEDAIIMSERLVKDDVYTSIHIEEYESEARDTKLGPEEITRDIPNVGEDALRNLDERGIVRIGAEVKDGDLLVGKVTPKGVTELTAEERLLHAIFGEKAREVRDTSLRVPHGGGGIVLDVKVFTREDGDELPPGVNQLVRVYIVQKRKISEGDKMAGRHGNKGVISRILPEEDMPFLPDGTPVDIMLNPLGVPSRMNIGQVLELHLGMAARKLGLHVASPVFDGAREEDVWATLEEAGMARDAKTVLYDGRTGEPFDNRVSVGIMYMIKLAHMVDDKLHARSTGPYSLVTQQPLGGKAQFGGQRFGEMEVWALEAYGAAYTLQEILTVKSDDVVGRVKTYEAIVKGENVPEPGVPESFKVLIKELQSLGMDVTVLSSDEKEISMENFGEDDDVQPVDIIPPTDESAKEDEGVVVKE, from the coding sequence TTGACAGGTCAACTAGTTCAATACGGACGACACCGCCAACGAAGAAGTTATGCGCGCATTAGTGAAGTGTTAGAACTACCAAACTTAATCGAAATTCAAACTTCTTCTTACCAGTGGTTTCTCGACGAAGGATTGCGTGAAATGTTTCAAGATATTTCACCGATCGAAGATTTTACAGGGAATTTGTCACTAGAATTTATTGATTACAGCTTAGGAGAACCGAAGTACTCTGTCGAAGAGTCAAAAGAACGCGACGTTACATACGCAGCACCGCTTCGGGTGAAAGTACGCCTAATCAATAAAGAAACAGGTGAAGTAAAAGAACAAGATGTATTTATGGGAGATTTCCCGTTAATGACAGAAACAGGCACGTTCATTATTAATGGTGCTGAACGCGTTATCGTTTCTCAGCTTGTTCGTTCACCGAGCGTATATTACAGCGGAAAAGTAGATAAAAACGGAAAACGTGGCTTTACAGCTACCGTTATTCCAAACCGCGGTGCATGGCTTGAATATGAAACAGACGCAAAAGACGTTGTGTACGTTCGCATTGATCGTACGCGTAAATTGCCTGTGACCGTGTTATTGCGAGCGTTAGGTTTTGGTTCAGACCAAGAGATTGTCGATTTACTTGGTGATAACGAGTATATTCGTAATACGCTAGAAAAAGACAACACAGAAAGTACAGAAAAAGCGTTGCTTGAAATTTACGAACGGTTACGTCCAGGGGAGCCGCCTACCGTTGAAAACGCAAAAAGCTTGCTCATCTCTCGTTTCTTTGATCCAAAACGATATGATTTAGCAAGCGTTGGTCGTTATAAAATTAACAAAAAGCTCCATATTAAAAACCGTTTATTCGGTCAACGTTTAGCAGAAACGCTCGTTCATCCAGAAACGGGTGAAGTGATTGCTGAAAAAGGAACGGTTCTTGATCGGAGAACGCTCGACCGCATTTTACCTGAGCTTGAAAAAGGGATCGGTATACGTAAATACCAACCGCTTGGGGGCGTTGTCGAAGATGAGTTTGCTTTGCAAGCAATCAAAATTTATGCTCCAAACGATCCAGATGGCGAAAAAGTCATCACAGTCATTAGTAATGGATATATTCCAGAAACAGTAAAACACATTACACCTGCAGATATTATTGCATCTATTAGCTACTTCTTTAACTTATTGCATGGTGTCGGTGATACAGACGATATCGACCACTTAGGAAATCGTCGACTCCGTTCTGTTGGGGAGTTGCTGCAAAATCAGTTCCGAATCGGTCTTTCGCGCATGGAGCGCGTCGTTCGTGAACGGATGTCCATTCAAGATACAAACACAATTACACCACAGCAGCTCATTAATATTCGTCCGGTCATTGCGGCTATTAAAGAATTTTTCGGAAGCTCGCAGTTGTCGCAATTTATGGATCAAACGAACCCACTGGCCGAATTGACACATAAACGTCGTCTTTCTGCGCTTGGTCCGGGCGGTTTAACGCGTGAGCGTGCTGGTTTTGAAGTGCGTGACGTTCACTATTCACACTATGGTCGCATGTGTCCGATCGAAACGCCAGAAGGTCCGAACATCGGATTAATTAACTCGCTTTCGACATATGCAAAAGTGAATAAATTTGGCTTTATTGAAACACCTTATCGTCGTGTTGATCCTGAGACAGGAAAAGTAACGAATCAAATTGATTATTTAACAGCGGATGAAGAAGACAATTACGTTGTGGCTCAAGCAAACGTTCCGATTGCGGAAGATGGGACGTTTTTAGAAGAGAACGTTGTTGCTCGTTTCCGCGGTGAAAACATTGTCGTTAAACGTGATCGTGTCGATTATGTAGACGTTTCACCAAAGCAAGTTGTATCGGTAGCCACAGCGTGTATCCCATTCTTAGAAAACGATGACTCAAACCGTGCGCTTATGGGTGCGAACATGCAACGTCAAGCTGTTCCACTTATGCAACCGGAAGCGCCAATCGTTGGTACAGGAATGGAGTATGTGGCAGCGAAAGACTCTGGTGCTGCAGTCATTTGTAAGCATCGCGGAATTGTTGAGCGAGTCGAAGCGAAAGAAATTTGGGTACGCCGTTTAATCGAAGTCGATGGAAAAGAAGTCAAAGGTGACTTAGATAAATATCGTCTGTTGAAGTTTGTTCGTTCAAACCAAGGAACGTGCTACAATCAACGCCCGATTGTTAAAGCGGGTGACATTGTAGAGAAAGGTGAAATTTTAGCTGACGGTCCATCGATGGAAAAAGGCGAGTTAGCACTCGGTCGCAACGTGCTTGTTGCGTTCATGACATGGGATGGATACAACTACGAGGACGCGATTATTATGAGCGAGCGTCTCGTGAAAGACGATGTGTATACATCGATTCATATCGAGGAATACGAATCTGAAGCGCGCGATACAAAGCTCGGCCCGGAAGAAATTACGCGCGATATTCCAAACGTCGGTGAAGATGCGCTTCGTAACTTAGATGAACGCGGTATTGTCCGCATCGGTGCAGAAGTAAAAGATGGAGACTTGCTTGTCGGTAAAGTTACTCCAAAAGGTGTTACGGAGTTAACTGCAGAAGAGCGCCTATTGCATGCTATCTTTGGCGAGAAAGCACGTGAAGTTCGAGACACATCTTTACGCGTACCACATGGTGGGGGCGGAATCGTTCTTGATGTCAAAGTGTTTACTCGCGAAGACGGCGATGAGTTGCCGCCAGGTGTAAACCAACTTGTTCGTGTGTACATTGTACAAAAACGGAAAATTTCCGAAGGTGACAAAATGGCAGGACGCCATGGAAATAAAGGGGTTATTTCTCGCATTTTACCTGAAGAAGATATGCCGTTTTTACCAGATGGCACACCAGTTGACATCATGTTAAACCCATTAGGTGTACCTTCGCGTATGAACATTGGGCAAGTGCTTGAGTTGCATCTCGGAATGGCGGCGAGAAAGTTAGGTCTTCATGTCGCTTCCCCTGTATTTGACGGCGCTCGTGAAGAAGATGTATGGGCGACGTTAGAAGAAGCAGGAATGGCGCGCGATGCGAAAACTGTTCTATACGACGGACGGACTGGAGAGCCGTTTGACAACCGTGTTTCTGTCGGTATTATGTACATGATTAAGCTTGCGCACATGGTTGATGATAAATTGCATGCTCGTTCGACAGGTCCGTACTCGCTTGTCACGCAACAACCACTTGGCGGAAAAGCGCAATTTGGTGGTCAGCGTTTTGGTGAGATGGAAGTATGGGCGCTTGAAGCATATGGTGCAGCTTATACGTTGCAAGAAATTTTAACTGTCAAATCAGATGATGTCGTTGGTCGCGTGAAAACATACGAGGCGATCGTGAAAGGCGAGAACGTTCCAGAACCAGGCGTTCCTGAATCGTTCAAAGTATTAATTAAAGAGCTACAAAGCTTAGGTATGGACGTCACGGTTTTATCAAGTGATGAAAAAGAAATTAGCATGGAAAATTTCGGGGAAGATGATGACGTTCAACCAGTTGACATCATCCCACCTACAGATGAGTCAGCCAAAGAAGATGAAGGCGTTGTTGTAAAAGAATAG